From one Oncorhynchus clarkii lewisi isolate Uvic-CL-2024 chromosome 6, UVic_Ocla_1.0, whole genome shotgun sequence genomic stretch:
- the LOC139410741 gene encoding immediate early response 3-interacting protein 1, which yields MAFTLYSLIQAVILCVNAVAVLHEERFLSKIGWGVDQSIGGFGDEPGIKVQLMNLVRSVRTVMRVPLIAVNSVCIVLLLLFG from the exons ATGGCGTTTACATTATACTCCCTTATTCAAGCGGTGATTTTGTGTGTAAATGCTGTCGCCGTATTGCACGAAGAAAGATTTTTAAGTAAAA TTGGCTGGGGTGTGGACCAAAGTATTGGGGGATTTGGTGATGAACCGGGCATTAAAGTGCAGCTAATGAACCTTGTCCGCTCTGTGAGAACAGTAATGAGAG TGCCCTTGATTGCTGTCAATTCGGTCTGCAttgtgttgttgctgctgtttGGCTGA
- the LOC139410740 gene encoding mothers against decapentaplegic homolog 2 isoform X1 has protein sequence MSSILPFTPPVVKRLLGWKKSASGAGGGEQNGQEEKWCEKAVKSLVKKLKKTGQLDELEKAITTQNCNTKCVTIPSNCSEIWGLSTPNTIEQWDTSGLYSYPDQTRSLDGRLQVSHRKGLPHVIYCRLWRWPDLHSHHELRAIEACEYAFHLKKDEVCINPYHYQRVETPVLPPVLVPRHSEILTELPPLDDYTHSIPENTNFPAGIEPPNNYIPETPPPGYISEDGEASDQPMNQSMDTGSPADLSPGTLSPVNHSMDLQPVTYSEPAFWCSIAYYELNQRVGETFHASQPSLTVDGFTDPSNSERFCLGLLSNVNRNATVEMTRRHIGRGVRLYYIGGEVFAECLSDSAIFVQSPNCNQRYGWHPATVCKIPPGCNLKIFNNQEFAALLAQSVNQGFEAVYQLTRMCTIRMSFVKGWGAEYRRQTVTSTPCWIELHLNGPLQWLDKVLTQMGSPSVRCSSMS, from the exons ATGTCCTCCATCTTGCCTTTCACCCCTCCGGTAGTTAAGAGGCTCCTGGGGTGGAAGAAGTCAGCCAGTGGTGCCGGGGGTGGAGAGCAGAATGGCCAGGAGGAGAAGTGGTGTGAGAAGGCTGTCAAGAGCCTGGTGAAGAAGCTGAAGAAGACTGGACAGCTGGACGAGCTGGAGAAGGCCATCACCACCCAGAACTGCAACACCAAGTGTGTCACCATCCCCAG CAATTGCTCTGAAATATGGGGACTGAGTACACCAAATACGATAGAACAGTGGGATACCTCAGGCCTATACAGCTACCCTGACCAAACCAG ATCCCTGGATGGGCGCCTGCAGGTCTCGCACAGAAAGGGTCTTCCTCATGTCATCTACTGCCGCTTGTGGCGATGGCCCGACCTGCACAGCCACCATGAGCTGCGTGCCATCGAGGCCTGCGAGTACGCCTTCCACCTCAAGAAGGATGAGGTCTGCATCAACCCCTACCACTACCAGAGGGTGGAGACCCCAG TTCTGCCACCTGTCCTTGTGCCAAGACACTCAGAAATTCTGACAGAACTGCCCCCATTGGATGACTACACTCATTCCATACCTGAGAACACAAACTTTCCTGCAGGGATCGAGCCTCCAAATAACTACATACCAG AAACGCCACCACCTGGATACATAAGTGAGGATGGGGAAGCCAGTGATCAACCGATGAATCAAAGTATGGACACAG GTTCTCCTGCTGATTTGTCCCCTGGCACCCTCTCACCTGTCAATCATAGCATGG ACCTGCAGCCGGTGACCTACTCTGAGCCTGCGTTCTGGTGCTCTATAGCTTACTATGAGCTGAACCAGCGTGTTGGAGAGACCTTCCACGCCTCGCAGCCCTCTCTGACCGTGGACGGTTTTACAGACCCTTCCAACTCAGAGCGTTTCTGTCTGGGCCTGCTCTCCAATGTCAACAGGAACGCCACTGTTGAGATGACCAGGAGGCATATAG GACGAGGAGTCAGGCTGTATTATATTGGTGGTGAGGTGTTTGCTGAGTGTCTCAGTGATAGCGCCATCTTTGTTCAAAGTCCAAACTGCAACCAGCGGTATGGGTGGCACCCAGCAACCGTGTGCAAAATTCCTCCAG GTTGTAACCTGAAGATCTTCAACAACCAGGAGTTTGCCGCCCTGCTGGCCCAGTCCGTGAACCAGGGCTTTGAGGCTGTGTACCAGCTCACCAGGATGTGCACCATCCGCATGAGTTTTGTCAAAGGCTGGGGGGCTGAATACAG ACGGCAGACTGTCACGAGCACTCCCTGCTGGATTGAACTGCATTTGAATGGACCTCTCCAATGGCTGGACAAAGTGTTGACTCAGATGGGTTCCCCTTCTGTACGCTGCTCCAGTATGTCATAA
- the LOC139410742 gene encoding uncharacterized protein codes for MENIMTNVFIAGLPACAIYFLYANIYCSYKLLKANVVFDSRQRIPSFAYLFLRYVFRALIKRQGHLYFCDRDVKGEVAFTIFNCRFNKDLLRRFCSAAGYGWDYPDIEFRDIPLCYPDTLCLRMLDILISAEKFRLSPLGLVRVRQSLRTWQPIDELKKGPFKLQARVLEYRVVEDGVEVDISLTAISHTDQPVWESVLTMLSQDRGRTPNTQPKPEWYDGHMDTSEPDDVKAVDINVPWTTGLKFVWAFSDYSPRCLLTLPAKLLGCRCTPTPSLWMLSKCLAEIEKHKGVDAIRAPISVTAEFKEPLLVPGKVTIKFCESAGVQSKCVSFQMEQYERKILHITGQICRTTVEDVN; via the exons ATGGAAAATATTATGACCAACGTTTTCATTGCTGGGCTCCCAGCGTGTGCCATATATTTTCTTTACGCCAACATTTATTGCTCTTATAAACTACTGAAAGCTAATGTGGTGTTTGACAGTCGTCAGAGGATTCCAAGTTTTGCCTACCTTTTTCTCAGATATGTATTCAGAGCTCTTATCAAAAGACAGGGGCATTTGTACTTTTGCGATAGAGATGTCAAAGGTGAAGTTGCCTTCACCATCTTTAACTGCAG GTTCAACAAGGATCTACTGAGGAGGTTCTGTAGTGCAGCTGGATATGGCTGGGACTACCCAGACATTGAGTTCAGGGATATCCCTCTGTGTTACCCAGACACCCTCTGTCTGCGGATGCTTGACATATTAATATCTGCTGAGAAGTTCAGATTGAGCCCTCTGG GTCTAGTCCGGGTACGTCAGAGTTTGAGAACATGGCAGCCAATAGATGAGCTGAAGAAGGGACCCTTCAAGTTGCAGGCTCGTGTGTTAGAGTACAGGGTCGTTGAAGATGGGGTGGAGGTTGACATTTCTTTAACTGCCATTTCACACACTGACCAGCCAGTATGGGAGAGTGTTTTGACAATGCTCTCCCAGGACAGAGGCCGAACACCAAACACACAACCTAaacctgagtggtatgatg GTCACATGGACACATCAGAGCCAGATGACGTGAAGGCGGTGGATATCAATGTTCCCTGGACTACAGGACTGAAGTTTGTGTGGGCTTTCTCTGACTACTCTCCACGTTGTCTCCTAACTCTTCCTGCTAAACTCTTGGGCTGCAGATGTACCCCAACTCCTAGTCTATGGATGCTGTCTAAATGCTTGGCTGAAATTGAAAAGCACAAAG GAGTTGATGCCATTAGAGCCCCCATCTCTGTCACCGCAGAGTTCAAGGAACCATTGTTGGTACCAGGAAAAGTGACCATCAAATTTTGTGAGAGTGCGGGAGTGCAGTCCAAATGTGTTAGCTTCCAAATGGAGCAATATGAGAGGAAGATACTTCACATCACGGGACAAATCTGCAGGACTACTGTAGAGGATGTGAATTAA
- the LOC139410740 gene encoding mothers against decapentaplegic homolog 2 isoform X2, whose protein sequence is MSSILPFTPPVVKRLLGWKKSASGAGGGEQNGQEEKWCEKAVKSLVKKLKKTGQLDELEKAITTQNCNTKCVTIPSNCSEIWGLSTPNTIEQWDTSGLYSYPDQTRSLDGRLQVSHRKGLPHVIYCRLWRWPDLHSHHELRAIEACEYAFHLKKDEVCINPYHYQRVETPVLPPVLVPRHSEILTELPPLDDYTHSIPENTNFPAGIEPPNNYIPETPPPGYISEDGEASDQPMNQSSPADLSPGTLSPVNHSMDLQPVTYSEPAFWCSIAYYELNQRVGETFHASQPSLTVDGFTDPSNSERFCLGLLSNVNRNATVEMTRRHIGRGVRLYYIGGEVFAECLSDSAIFVQSPNCNQRYGWHPATVCKIPPGCNLKIFNNQEFAALLAQSVNQGFEAVYQLTRMCTIRMSFVKGWGAEYRRQTVTSTPCWIELHLNGPLQWLDKVLTQMGSPSVRCSSMS, encoded by the exons ATGTCCTCCATCTTGCCTTTCACCCCTCCGGTAGTTAAGAGGCTCCTGGGGTGGAAGAAGTCAGCCAGTGGTGCCGGGGGTGGAGAGCAGAATGGCCAGGAGGAGAAGTGGTGTGAGAAGGCTGTCAAGAGCCTGGTGAAGAAGCTGAAGAAGACTGGACAGCTGGACGAGCTGGAGAAGGCCATCACCACCCAGAACTGCAACACCAAGTGTGTCACCATCCCCAG CAATTGCTCTGAAATATGGGGACTGAGTACACCAAATACGATAGAACAGTGGGATACCTCAGGCCTATACAGCTACCCTGACCAAACCAG ATCCCTGGATGGGCGCCTGCAGGTCTCGCACAGAAAGGGTCTTCCTCATGTCATCTACTGCCGCTTGTGGCGATGGCCCGACCTGCACAGCCACCATGAGCTGCGTGCCATCGAGGCCTGCGAGTACGCCTTCCACCTCAAGAAGGATGAGGTCTGCATCAACCCCTACCACTACCAGAGGGTGGAGACCCCAG TTCTGCCACCTGTCCTTGTGCCAAGACACTCAGAAATTCTGACAGAACTGCCCCCATTGGATGACTACACTCATTCCATACCTGAGAACACAAACTTTCCTGCAGGGATCGAGCCTCCAAATAACTACATACCAG AAACGCCACCACCTGGATACATAAGTGAGGATGGGGAAGCCAGTGATCAACCGATGAATCAAA GTTCTCCTGCTGATTTGTCCCCTGGCACCCTCTCACCTGTCAATCATAGCATGG ACCTGCAGCCGGTGACCTACTCTGAGCCTGCGTTCTGGTGCTCTATAGCTTACTATGAGCTGAACCAGCGTGTTGGAGAGACCTTCCACGCCTCGCAGCCCTCTCTGACCGTGGACGGTTTTACAGACCCTTCCAACTCAGAGCGTTTCTGTCTGGGCCTGCTCTCCAATGTCAACAGGAACGCCACTGTTGAGATGACCAGGAGGCATATAG GACGAGGAGTCAGGCTGTATTATATTGGTGGTGAGGTGTTTGCTGAGTGTCTCAGTGATAGCGCCATCTTTGTTCAAAGTCCAAACTGCAACCAGCGGTATGGGTGGCACCCAGCAACCGTGTGCAAAATTCCTCCAG GTTGTAACCTGAAGATCTTCAACAACCAGGAGTTTGCCGCCCTGCTGGCCCAGTCCGTGAACCAGGGCTTTGAGGCTGTGTACCAGCTCACCAGGATGTGCACCATCCGCATGAGTTTTGTCAAAGGCTGGGGGGCTGAATACAG ACGGCAGACTGTCACGAGCACTCCCTGCTGGATTGAACTGCATTTGAATGGACCTCTCCAATGGCTGGACAAAGTGTTGACTCAGATGGGTTCCCCTTCTGTACGCTGCTCCAGTATGTCATAA